The DNA region GaaatgtcttctggaagcttattataaaaacctatAGAATTACGAACAAATGGCACtgtaactttacttagcctagaggtgggcattacaagtttatttttatttctagtaggtATTGACAATATGAGAGTCACTTCTTTTTGAATTTATATATGTTTTTATGgacgtaggtacaataaattttcaaaaatatattgattaggTAATGCACTGTCGTAatcagtggcgtagctacctaggtgctaggcggggcagtgccccggggccctaaagctcagggagccctcgaatccttaccagaaaatctcgaACGAACTAAATTTCTCCCATTTTCcaaataaatatgataattttaaatacacatcaaaaattgccgTGTGCCGtgttggtcaaggcatcgggcgcgaacccagaagatgcaggtttgattcctgccggttacgcaatttttgatatgtatttaaaaattatttagtaatttccttgaagtgtaggtaaaacactaaaaaattataaaaaatataaatatgataattcgaaagttactagggaattcccctaaattctttctgtgaatgtattggtatatttaatatttttacttgataaaacctaaccagtttagatagcagtggggccccatttttgatttgccccagggcccttggttacctagctacgccactggtCATAATTTCAACTTCTCTTAACTTTTGCAGGTTCTCGGATAGCGTCCCAAAATCGGCTCAGGTTATCTGGTGGAGCGATAGGGGCATCTGCCAACCGTAAGAGGGCGGTGTCCTGGAGCCCATACTCTGCGGAGTCCTTGGACCTGGCAGCTGTGATCCGAGCATCGCCTGCCAGCTTAGCTGTTAGAGCGCCGTCTGCGGCGTCTACTGGCAGCTATGGACATCTTAGTGCAGGTAGGTATAAGTGATTTGGCAACCGCAGTACTTCAATCTGAGAGCCTATTGGTTAAGGCGTACGCTTCCTGTTCAGGACGTCCGGGGTTCATATGAAaggaaaggactttacctgtacctatattctaaatccgatttttatttttatgcataatagtttttgatttatcgtgcaaaatgtcgaaaaaaaaacccgagtacggaacccttggtggtAAAAAAAAACGCCCACTAAAGACGTGGTTCAATGCTGAGTTCTTGGAGGGTTGGTACGAAATACTTAGTTAATACTAATTTGACCTTTTTCTGCTATCTCTGTTTTCAGGTGCAATATCCCCCGCGCTGTCCCTCTCGCACGCCTCGCTGGCTCAGCAGCTGCTCGCCCGCGGCGGCGTGGTGGGTGGCAGCGGCGTCATCCCTGCCGGTGTGTTGCTGGACCCTGCGCACCAGCAGGCGGCAGCGGCGGCCGCGCACCACGCCGCGCATGCGCACCTCGTGGCTGGCATTCATAGGTATttatattccgcgacaggtcccGTCTtggctcgggtggaatttacaaGATCGGCgtgtgggggtagaattttcaaaaatcctgaaataggaacctacgtattttttcttttgtaatcgaaaacctaaatattaatttgcatggaaataacttgaaaaataacggactttcatacaaacttgcatcccctatttaacctccttggcagtagaattttcaaaaatcgtgaaatatgaATTTCTCattcttaaccgaaagcctgaataccaattttcatagatgtaactttaaaaatgatagactttcatacacacttccatcccctatttacccgaatttcgaaaaatccttgaAAACCGGAGGTATCCAAAACGATACCTCCATCCATATACCATCTCTTTACACAGATCTTAACTCTTTGTTGCATCAGGTTATTCCAAATCTTttgtcttttttaaataaaatattttatcttctTTTGCAGATCTCATATATCCTCGCCGACGCAGCTGTTGATAGGTGGCCCTGTGGATGTCAGAAACGGTCTGGGTCTGGATGGAACACCTCCTCAGCATATGCAGCAACCACCTCAGCAACCTGAAATCACCAGTGTTATGGAAGCTGATAGGTAAACATTTGTTTTTTATGGACTCCTGCTCCGGGGTTTATTGGGTGTcatttctgaaaatcttttcaTAGTGATCCTACATTATAGAAAAAATCGACATGCAAAATATCAAGTTTCTTCCTATGAGTTATGTCGGCTCGCTCCAGCATAGCTCGCTTCATAGCgtgctgagcgacttttagtttgtgaaTAACATTTATGCCCACAAATCTGTGGCAACTTAATACTATGAAgtcctatagtcgacgcattttaaactgagtcgtcgagttatctgtctgtttcgctcgcacttacaggtcgtaggtaagtgcgagcgaaacggACAGacaactcgacgactcagtttaaaatgcgtcgagtATAGTCATCGCATGAAAACCTCATTCAATTTTGAAGTCGCTTTTTTCAGTGCATCAACAGCTATGAACCAGCGCAAGTCGCCTCAGGTCCTGATATTGCACCTAGAGAACATGAACAGCAACAAGCCCTTATCGGCGGCAGCAGAGAGCACAGTTCACGATGGCTTGGATTCTAAGGATGAACCCGGAGATTTTATTGAGACTAACTGCCATTGGGTAAGCATTTTTTACCTTACAAatcaccattgacttatattatattacttcgtatggacagggttattgaacaaacaaaatgacaccgactcagtggtgctttagcaccaatgcaagaCGTCACTGAGCGTCTGGATTTCatacgggtcgttcattagtatctaacaggtaagaggtggcgctgatttatttggttcctaaagctaaaccgtgaaaaattttgttcgcttgaccatattatcttgtcgatatgtattaaaaaattcaaatactCGACCACATTTTGAACCTTTCTCGGAAATTACACACATAACCTTTTgttttttgaaagaaagaaagaaaactattgtaaataatatgtgtcccggctgtactcacgtgtttagttgacgttagcccCTAGTTGCGAACccgtccggggtcctttttcaagggagtccgttagCGCACGCGCCGCAGTTTATTCCGCGGCGGTTTCGCGGTAAAGAAAactagaaagaaagaagaaagaaagaaagaagattttttttataattagtttattcatcttatgcctaagatACAAACatgcttaaaattaatggttagttgGTTGGGTAGGTTTCGATGCGTTTTCTACAAATCTCCAAAAAAATTCCGTCTCATGCATATGTCCGAAAAAAGATAGTGGCAGAAGTATAGACATGACGTGTTGTGGTCAGTTGTGATGTGGAAAAAAGGGCAAAATAAAAAGAAGGAGAAGCAGCCGGCATGAAGTATCTAACGAAATGTGGTTATGTGTCGATCTAAAAACTGGTTGTAGACATGCAACCAGAAGTGCGAAAAGATATTTCTCTCCTCCGAAAAAAATGTCTGAAAATAGAATAACTCAGATTTCAGTAACACTTCTGGGATGAGACACATATGGCGTTTTTGCTGGTTACAGCATATTATAGTTAGTCtagtttacatttatttttaaatattactgtTAATTGACACAGGTTGACTGCAAGCTAGAGTTCCCAACCCAAGATGACTTGGTGAAGCACATCAACACAGACCACATCCATGCCAGTAAGAAAGCCTTCGTCTGCCGTTGGGTTGGATGCTCCAGAGATGAAAAGCCCTTCAAAGCCCAGTACATGCTTGTGGTGCATATGCGACGGCATACTGGTGAAAAACCTCATAAATGTACCGTAAGTATAATTTCATAAGACTCATTATACATTGACAGATTTACTGGATCTCAGTATTAGCCATCCTACCGATCAAGACGGAAGTACATGCCATAGTATCTACtaactatgagagtgagggaacagAGAGTGCAGCTTGGTTTCCAGCTACAATTGTACACTGTAATATCTTACTAGGTAGTTGGCTAGACTCCGTTGAGATTGACCGTAGTGGCTGAAATTCGGTCAatagaatattattttatgattttcgaAAGTTGTGGTTGTGGATATCCAATGAGGAATTCTAAATGAATTTGGTGGCTTACATTTCAGTTTGAAGGTTGCTGCAAAGCGTATTCACGGCTCGAAAACCTGAAGACCCATTTACGAAGTCACACTGGAGAAAAACCGTACACCTGTGAATACCCTGGCTGCGCGAAGGCGTTCTCCAACGCCAGTGATCGGGCGAAGCATCAGAACAGAACACATAGTAATGAGGTAATTACTAagtaatcttttttttattcaattacatGTTAGTCCTTGACTTGCTGACCCGATGGTAAGTGGTTATGCAGTCTCAGATGAAAGCAGGTTGACTTGGAAGAggaataaaagttttattatacTCCATAACCTGCTTAACAAACTGCCCTCGGCAGTATTCTCCCTGGATTTTAATATGGGGTTATTAAAGGGCGAATCAACAAGTAAATAAAACTGAGTTGTGTAAGTTGTTAGCAAAAAAAGACTACTTCTTGGCACCACTCTAATCTGCAGAAAACATTGCAGCTACATTTCCTCAGCTCTCACCAGTTTTGCCAATTCTGCACTTCGCCTTCGCAGTTTGTTACATTACCGAATCGTCTCTTTTAGAGTCTATCATCTTTCCTTTCCCTCGTCCTATTGCATCTTTTCTATCCTAGTTCTAATTCATACCAATGACATTAAGATCTGTTGATCCACCACCTAAATGAGGTCAAAGCGCATATTATATCGTGTTCCAGAAACCATACGTATGCAAAGCTCCAGGCTGTACCAAAAGATACACAGATCCATCTTCCCTCCGTAAACACGTGAAGACTGTCCATGGTGCTGAGTTCTACGCCAGTAAGAAACATAAAGGTATTTACAATTTCTTGAAGACATATATCTCTCCCCctaccgcacgtccgaggcacACCGACGAAGTGCGTGCACCTCCCCACCcagggacccaacgggcgacaactgcagctacgcgcacgtcaccctcgTCCCACCTTCCGCTTCGTCCGTTGCTATTCAGGGGACATGCGGAGAAACCTCCcgcccctgccaggtcattataGCCATAGTCAACAAAttcccgaagagagattattagccatgttaccggggtgcaccggtccgaatactgctcttcccctcggatgcatccaaaagggaccagcagcacccaggcacactgggaggttacctggctggcaccccacattagggctacctgcgtcaaatgtagtGACCATTGAAGTTCCCTCactatcgtgaactgtggtTTTGTCATCAAGTAGTACAAGATTCACTTTGACTTTTAAAATGGTCAATAATAAtcaaattttgaattttcaggATGCAGTCGAGGAGACGATTCAGCAGAGTCAGGTGGTGGTGGGGCTGGATCCTCGCCACGTTCAGAAGAAGGCGGTGTTCCCATGGGGGTCAGAGGTCACACATCCTCTGCTTCTGTCAAGAGCGAGAGCCCTGCGTCGCCTTTACCCCATGGTCTGCATACGCCTGCTCATCAGGTAACGGTCTTTACGTTACCATCCACCTGTTTTGTCTGAATactgtttaacagattttaaaaCCTTTAACTTTTGATGTGAAAATAGACTTCATTTTGCAATCAGCACCCCAGAACCTCAATAAGgtcatcaaattaaaaaaacacgtTACCTACCATTATTGATTTGTATaatataagaaagctcaaaaagttcaaaaacaacagtaatttaaaatttacaaaatgagCTCAATTAtccatattattgttttttcttcaatcattgatttgttcttcaatcacgttgcaacagagcaacagatcgatttgattttttgcatgggtaagtatagtgaaagacctggagagtaatataagctacttttatcccgggaaatcaaagagtactcacgggattttaaaaaaacttaattccacgcgaagcatcagatagtaaaataataaaagcatCAGCCCTGGGATGCTGACTTCTGCTGTTCGGGCATTCCTTTGGCATTCCTTTCCGATTATTATCTCGATCACCCCGCGTGATTGCTCTGTCTTGATGTCCCTGTTGGGTATCCTCTTCAGGCTGTGGTATTGTGATGGTACCTACTGGTGCTAGTGCGAGGATTAAAAGTCCTTCGTAAATTAAATACGGATTGTGTTTTGTTACAGTTGTCAGCGCAATGTGGCGGAGAGTTGGATTTCGGCGGGTCGGGTCTCGGTGGTTTCAGCGACGAAAATGGTGCTCCTTACTTCAGATTAGACGGCGAGGTAAATGACGCTTTCAAAACTTTACATGCAGATTTAAATATTCTCAGTTTTACCCTTTACCCTTTGCGTTTTAGCCTTTGGGTGTGAAACCATTTAaacgaaaaatgaaaataaaaatggcaaTGTAACTATCAGCCTGTATAAGATTTTTcatctcaccaaacgttgaCAGAATTCGAGCGTTGAAACACTTTAGcatcaaagtaaaattgacctaaaaagactcgttttaaagctcaagttgcTCCGTAAATCTACAGCCACAGCAGTCCAAGTGGAAattttgcaaaattaaaatcggtgatattgaattttttactctCAATCAAGCACCTTCAGGTCCATTTTATTctaacgttattgtgtttcgataatcgaattctatcaacgttggtgggCCGTGGGATGCAAACCCTTATACTAACCATGCGTCTCTCAAGTCAGACTGACTCTGGTGCTCGGGGGATAGACGCGTGTGTCAAGTATTCAGCTAGTGGAATGACACCCGCTTCCCCACACGCTTCAGATTTATAACTACTGGAGTATACACTATAAAACTTTTCGATTCAGGTTGAACAAGAAGTGGTAGGAGAAGTAGGACAGCTGCCCCTCATGTTACGAGCGATGGTGGCGATAGGGGAGCCGCGGGCTCACCACCACGCGCCGAGGTTCGGCAACAAGATGGGGTTGGGGAGACTCATGCCGCCTGTCCATGGAGCTGATATTGGCGGAGGTAGGTTCTAAACCCCAAAGATAGCAGTCACAAAATATATACCTTCATGTAATCGGTATGTTAACGAAAAATCAGATGCTCATCTGATTAACGAAAAATCAGATGCTCAACTGATTAACGAAAAAACAGATGCTCATCTGTTCATCCGATTTTTCGTTGAATTGAACTTAACGTGacgtaatataatttttattttccactGTCTATTTTTCAGCCAAAActcttcttactctgagagtagacccgtgctctgtagtaagccggcgatgggttgatcaagatgaatatcatttttatttcaggtgGTATTCAAGGAAGAACGGATATTGCTGGCACTAACATAGCTGTGGAACTAAAATCTGGTCTTCCAAACACGAGGCGGGATTCTGGAATTTCTTCCGGCAGCAGTTTGTATAGTGCTAGGTAAGTTTCCATGATTTCGTCACGCATCATCACATTCCTGTGCTTTAGTATGGGATTTCACATCTCAGCAATACAGAGAACTCCAGCGTCAAAACACGATAACGTGAGACTAAATTGGGTCCAAAGACcttgatttaaattcaaaaattattttctaaTGTATGAGGCCATGGTGAGTGAGAGGGATGCCATCATACGTCATAGCGAGACAGCAGTAGCAGCTTGATCTAAAAACTACTTGCAAGGAATTTAGAGTTTGCTTCGGGTGCGggatgttctaaattcaaattacattacataccttaagacgtaatggatttcagtacaacattacaatCCGGCTAAGTCAATTATAAATGTTATGACGTACTTTACCCTTAGCTAACAGGTTTGTAATAAGGTATTCTAGAGAGAGGGATATGAAAAAATAATCTCTCGTCCGCAGATCATCAGACATCTCCCGTAAGAGCAGCCAAGCGTCCGTGGTGTCTGGCGCGGTGGCGACCACTACAGGCATGGCCGGACAACGGATGGTCTCACAGCACACACAGATATACGATCAGCTTTCTCCTGACAGCAGTCGAAGGTTCGTATCTaaagtttcaggtttaaccatgTCGAGctagtctgccaatttgcactttgccagcgtggtagactatggccataacccttctcattctgagaggagacccgtgctctgtagtgagccgatcatgggttggttgatcatgatgaaatcgAGCTCACTTGGTCGCGTGACCcgagatatattattttatacctatagtacctacgcgacaggtcgacatatacaaaattagttctcacgcgccattttaactctgtgtcaactgtcatgtcaaaagtacggttcacctttaaattaagaattaaaatcgtacttttgacgtgacaattgacacataaagttaaaatggcgcgtgatcaTTTTATATGCATTATACAGATTGTTCACTATAACTTTActcctgccgtcatgttggcaccattgctttgtatGCTTTATTTCTTAGAAATTAGGGTTCATTATTgcgtgatttgcaatggtgccaacataacgtcaggggaaaagttacAATGAACGGTctgtagttattttttttaaatgtgattTTGCAGATCTAGTCAAGTGTCATGCGTGGGGTACGCGCCGCCACCATCATCTGCTTTGGCCGCTGTCCAGGCTGTCAGGACCTCACAGGGCAATCaggtattaaattatattatgtacctacttactatttgtTTTCCCGTGATAAAAATGTCGCTTTTCAGGTTCTTAACCTATGCAAAAAAGACGTCTAGCCGTAGCTGTGCtgcggcgtaattgaaggataaaccaacaaacaaactcactttccgatattttatgttattgtaTGAGTcaagataataatatgggtcGAGTTGTCGGGCGCGAACGCAGAAGACGTAGGTtcaaatcctgccggtccgcaatttttgatattattaaGATATAACCTCTGCTTTTATTCGAAAATATTACATAAGAACGATTTGACCAGTTTCGGGGCGGGccggatttttggaaattccagcCCCGctccgattttcaaaaattccactcgtaCAAAGCCGGGATGGGGCAGTTAGTCAAGTATAGGATATAGATACGACAAcgcttttttttaactttcagGCTGTCCTCCTCCGAGGTGTGACGTGTTCGGAAGTCAGAGCGGAGGAGTTGGCCTTGGAGCTGGATCCTAATGTGCAAGTCAAGGAGGAAGCGAGAAGGCTGTCAGAGCAGTCCAACCTCAGCGACCAAGCTCAGGGATACCAGCCTTACCCTTGCACTAATGACGATGTGGTAAGAATTCattcaaaattgaaaaaaaaatcatttttttaaaatgaaaatattacaataaaacttaaagctagccttatctaattactataaaaatcatgcccacgtggaatggtgccaagaatactggctgcatttccgcgctggacagctaggctgatccgttgtgcaaaaaatgagctagcccttctgtcaccagataagGCAATCGTGgtgaaatttttaattaattaaaatttatttatttcttgtaggacaactgtactctatccacggagagaagttagtatagtctctctgttacgtaatcccatacaaatgacagagacaacaaaaCTCAGTGGGcataaccattttgagtcaacaaccaatcacaaacgaaactatgtttacGAATTGAAtctcgaatgttttttgaaaatatgtttgtgattggtcggTGCCTCAAagtggttaacgcccactgaatttttgtctctgtcatttgcaTCGTTTGCATGGATTACCTAACAGAAAgggccctatactaacttctctcggTGGATGGAGTTTAGTTTCTCTTATGCAACGTCAGGGACGAAAATGGACTGGGTAGTGGGTATTCAAATATTACTGAAAATCCGGTATTTGAGAACTAGAAAAAttagtatctttttatcaaacgtcaaaacgcgcgcttagtacaaagcgacaaggctatcttggcgcgtggcgataatcggaactaacattgccgtcaagtgtcccctttgttcttgtttgaatagtctaagcctttgttctccaacagcgcccccctgtcaatgtcattcaagtaccaaaagagccttgtcgaaCTGTATGCGAGATTTTACGAAAtaccggtatgtgacgtcacaatcatttgatgtgctttttttagtttaatcgataattcaaTTTGGTCATCACATatgaaactaacaaaggacgtggatattacgtattttggaagaccctctacaaataatttatttctgaCATAGTCAAATAGTCCGTAACACAGGTTTTACCTAGTACGGACGCCAAAGCACTCCATCatgtttttaacattttgtatctACCCTTAAAAAAATACCGTATTAATGCGCCTAACCCAGAATTGGTTTTTACAGGGTGATGCTCCTTTCCCATTCAAGACAGAGGATGACCATGAAATTACGTACAAGGAATCTCGTTCCAATTCTACCAACACTGTGGCGCAAGTCCATCACCCCAATCAAGAAGTCAATCTTGAACAGGTAAATAACTGATTagaacagtacgcggcagaaagtaatgtacatcggactTTAGAAtaatagcgttgtctctgtcattcatacctacgtgacgttttgtcggtctcaacgacagagccaatgctctacaaatccgctatctccttctaaagtttcattactttctaccgcgtactgtacttgtaaTTTCACTTTTCGCAGTCCTCATAATTGTGCTAATTGGCAGATTTATCTTAACCACAGATTAAAGACCGAAACGATAAACCTTattctatatattatacaaaatgtaTTCCTTGCTTATATTTTGTcaacataaataatattgtatagaagcaggcgttactttgcggaagtctatGATGTACAAGGaatcaaaagtttaatttgctataatccttccttttggttccttgtatacataatattatcttaatcTTGTTTCTCCTTCttagtaaatttatttttaagtaggtctatTTAGTAAGATCACCTAATGTTGTTCTTAATTTTCCGCAGGTCGCTGAAGGAGAGATGGTGGAGAACAAGCTGGTGATACCAGACGAAATGATGCAATATCTTAACCAATCAATATTGGGAACCGACTCGGTAACACCGGCCAAAACGGACTCCACCAATCCCGACCCAGA from Maniola hyperantus chromosome 23, iAphHyp1.2, whole genome shotgun sequence includes:
- the ci gene encoding transcriptional activator cubitus interruptus; this translates as MPDRESVGGPGTAGSGGFLPLQFPSAFAAFHATTPPGAPTAMHHATHYHHHAQLAAAAAAAAGATSELSYLAALHPAYRPVPYDHPLYGANTLRGLEYLSAARSLHPELHAGSTLASQEFQLSLEGSRIASQNRLRLSGGAIGASANRKRAVSWSPYSAESLDLAAVIRASPASLAVRAPSAASTGSYGHLSAGAISPALSLSHASLAQQLLARGGVVGGSGVIPAGVLLDPAHQQAAAAAAHHAAHAHLVAGIHRSHISSPTQLLIGGPVDVRNGLGLDGTPPQHMQQPPQQPEITSVMEADSASTAMNQRKSPQVLILHLENMNSNKPLSAAAESTVHDGLDSKDEPGDFIETNCHWVDCKLEFPTQDDLVKHINTDHIHASKKAFVCRWVGCSRDEKPFKAQYMLVVHMRRHTGEKPHKCTFEGCCKAYSRLENLKTHLRSHTGEKPYTCEYPGCAKAFSNASDRAKHQNRTHSNEKPYVCKAPGCTKRYTDPSSLRKHVKTVHGAEFYASKKHKGCSRGDDSAESGGGGAGSSPRSEEGGVPMGVRGHTSSASVKSESPASPLPHGLHTPAHQLSAQCGGELDFGGSGLGGFSDENGAPYFRLDGEVEQEVVGEVGQLPLMLRAMVAIGEPRAHHHAPRFGNKMGLGRLMPPVHGADIGGGGIQGRTDIAGTNIAVELKSGLPNTRRDSGISSGSSLYSARSSDISRKSSQASVVSGAVATTTGMAGQRMVSQHTQIYDQLSPDSSRRSSQVSCVGYAPPPSSALAAVQAVRTSQGNQAVLLRGVTCSEVRAEELALELDPNVQVKEEARRLSEQSNLSDQAQGYQPYPCTNDDVGDAPFPFKTEDDHEITYKESRSNSTNTVAQVHHPNQEVNLEQVAEGEMVENKLVIPDEMMQYLNQSILGTDSVTPAKTDSTNPDPEASKEKDTITKDILSSEIQNTNNSSDKISDVATSDDSLLKNLGAIGSDLNISDIQVDLRSLDVSMSGNSGSLLASKSLDDKNPPLHEQVIPEVTPEKCEQEFSKPPTSNVVTKNPLQSLQTMTANQTEQSTRMRVNNTLPQKPAMSPKTIVMTQTIMSPNLAHSMLSPQSLPHSSMSPQSMRSPQHMPQGIMSPPSVYNIMSPQSVMSVMSPQHNAMSPQSMQSLLSPQMPNQMIMSPRHNNIGSPHSQNIASPMMNMASPMAQNIASPMSHGMTSPMHPGLQSPITSPMVQNMSNMTMNVQPVQNQNPNMMVNMNQSQQMTATPPYNNRQNCPTKHPNKNFNNVPNQYQNQNYTQAPPYPMQNQQVNVSIRNQNIQQYQMMQHYNQNQSQVPMMPTNHQNVVYNNQMANYVQPMNYPNQNAQMHPMQLSRSSVMSVDNSGNMSRGVMNSYCEQQNVCPPMQNVQYNQNMQYPQPPPYNSVTNAANVMGPPPPKNNHQYNQGMMNNNQYYNHQRSYNQWDYPGNQFNKHNMQKSVQNSVNMSTGSQKPINGARMTMNCNQIAKNPGEQQADCSMNSLRSENNQADVQVWDISQSQIEATNGRKKNQNTMRQETYQRTLEYVENCENWKSSEMVSSSTHPLQGGDNMVVNDLQTSLSSFYEENQYLQMIQ